A window from Pangasianodon hypophthalmus isolate fPanHyp1 chromosome 16, fPanHyp1.pri, whole genome shotgun sequence encodes these proteins:
- the LOC113530602 gene encoding G protein-coupled receptor 8, producing the protein MDNLSLPGSMQSPCNSSTYAHPNCSTSPPWMLYPDFYIWLPVVYSVICAVGLTGNTAVIYVILKAPKMKTVTNLFILNLAIADDLFTLVLPINIAEHLLNYWPFGELLCKVILSIDHYNIFSSIYFLTVMSIDRYLVVLSTLQSKRMPHRTYRFAKIVSVCVWALVVLIVAPFTFFAGIYVSPDDAESRKSCVLSFPSPESFWFKASRIYTLVFSFILPVSTICVLYSLMLYRLRHTHLNSNGKALDKAKKKVTVMVFVVLAVCLFCWTPFHLSTVVALTTDLPTTPLVIGISYFITGLSYANSCLNPFLYAFLDDSFRKAFKKMLEC; encoded by the coding sequence atggataATCTGTCACTTCCTGGGAGTATGCAATCTCCATGTAACTCAAGTACCTATGCACATCCTAACTGCAGCACATCTCCACCTTGGATGTTGTACCCAGACTTCTACATCTGGCTGCCAGTGGTTTACTCGGTCATCTGTGCCGTAGGGCTCACTGGCAACACGGCCGTCATCTATGTCATACTGAAAGCCCCGAAAATGAAAACCGTCACCAACCTGTTCATCCTGAACTTGGCGATTGCTGATGACCTTTTCACACTGGTGTTGCCTATCAACATCGCAGAGCACCTGCTGAACTACTGGCCCTTTGGTGAGCTTCTTTGCAAAGTGATCCTTTCAATAGACCACTACAACATCTTCTCCAGCATCTACTTTCTCACAGTGATGAGCATCGACCGCTACCTGGTAGTGCTTTCCACGCTGCAGTCCAAGCGGATGCCTCATCGCACGTACAGGTTTGCAAAaatagtcagtgtgtgtgtgtgggctctTGTTGTCCTCATTGTGGCACCATTTACCTTCTTCGCTGGCATTTACGTGAGCCCCGATGATGCCGAGAGCAGGAAGAGCTGCGTGTTGAGCTTCCCTAGCCCTGAGAGCTTCTGGTTCAAAGCCAGCCGAATCTACACCCTGGTCTTCAGCTTTATCCTTCCTGTGTCCACAATTTGTGTCTTATACAGTCTAATGCTCTACAGGTTGAGGCATACACATCTGAATTCCAATGGAAAGGCATTGGATAAAGCCAAGAAGAAGGTGACCGTTATGGTTTTTGTGGTGCTTGCGGTGTGTCTGTTCTGTTGGACTCCATTTCACTTGAGCACGGTGGTGGCCCTGACCACAGACCTGCCCACAACCCCGCTGGTTATTGGCATCTCCTACTTCATTACAGGCTTGAGCTATGCTAACTCCTGCCTCAACCCTTTTCTTTATGCCTTCCTGGATGACAGTTTCAGAAAAGCTTTTAAGAAAATGCTGGAGTGTTGA
- the LOC113530601 gene encoding delta-type opioid receptor — MAFSDGLNSVGDEIALHLLNDSLLSGNMSALDEEDGLLPAGVKITVVALYCIVCVVGLVGNCLVMYVIIRYTKMKTATNIYIFNLALADALVLATLPFQGTDVLLGFWPFGLALCKMVVAIDYYNMFTSIFTLTVMSVNRYIAVCHPVRSLAVRTPQRAKLVNVAVWVLASAIGVPVMIMGKVEVESNGIECMVVLPEPRSYSEPVFGICVFLFSFLIPVAIISICYGLMVRRLRSVRLLSGSRSKDRNLRRISQMVLAVVAAFVLCWMPVQVLALVQALGKVDLGGSQTAVAAMHFCIALGYANSSLNPVLYAFLDENFKRCFREFCVQTNTDVELEPQQRKSVRKEEQEKQEFIQGNGVVNETGAIPRCEE; from the exons ATGGCGTTTTCCGACGGCTTGAACAGTGTTGGAGATGAGATAGCTCTTCATCTGCTCAATGACTCGCTTCTGAGCGGAAATATGAGCGCTTTGGACGAAGAGGATGGCCTTCTGCCGGCAGGAGTTAAGATCACTGTGGTTGCGCTTTACTGCATCGTGTGTGTGGTGGGACTTGTGGGGAACTGCCTGGTCATGTATGTCATCATCAG GTATACGAAGATGAAGACGGCCACCAACATCTATATCTTTAACCTGGCCCTAGCTGATGCCCTTGTTCTGGCCACTCTACCTTTCCAAGGCACGGATGTTCTACTAGGCTTCTGGCCCTTTGGCTTGGCTTTGTGCAAGATGGTGGTGGCCATTGACTATTACAACATGTTTACCAGCATCTTCACTCTGACTGTTATGAGTGTGAACCGTTACATCGCCGTGTGCCACCCCGTGCGTTCGCTGGCAGTGCGTACACCCCAAAGAGCCAAGCTGGTCAATGTGGCAGTGTGGGTACTGGCTTCTGCCATAGGAGTGCCTGTTATGATCATGGGAAAAGTGGAAGTGGAGTCCAATG gtatTGAGTGCATGGTGGTGCTTCCTGAACCTCGAAGCTACTCTGAGCCTGTTTTCGGCATCTGTGtgttccttttctcttttttaattccAGTGGCTATCATTAGCATCTGTTATGGCTTGATGGTGCGACGTCTGCGTAGTGTACGGCTCCTCTCCGGCTCCCGCAGCAAGGACAGGAACTTGCGAAGGATCTCACAGATGGTGCTGGCTGTGGTGGCTGCATTTGTGCTCTGTTGGATGCCTGTTCAGGTCCTTGCTCTGGTTCAGGCCTTGGGGAAGGTGGACCTGGGAGGCAGCCAAACCGCTGTAGCGGCAATGCACTTCTGCATTGCACTGGGTTACGCTAATAGCAGTCTCAACCCTGTGCTCTATGCCTTCCTGGATGAAAATTTTAAACGCTGCTTCCGTGAGTTCTGTGTGCAAACCAACACAGATGTGGAACTGGAACCACAGCAGAGGAAATCAGTGAGGAAGGAGGAACAAGAGAAACAAGAGTTCATACAAGGAAATGGAGTGGTTAATGAAACTGGTGCTATTCCCAGGTGTGAGGAGTAG